In one Cercospora beticola chromosome 1, complete sequence genomic region, the following are encoded:
- the CKB2 gene encoding casein kinase 2 regulatory subunit, giving the protein MDDFQSDTDSDYTSYWRDWFISSRGNEYFCEIDEDYLTDRFNLTGLNTEVQYYQYALDLVTDVFDMEVDDDMREQIEKSARHLYGLVHARYIVTTRGLAKMMEKFKQGVFGKCPRVICESQHLLPMGQHDVPNTSNVKLYCAKCEDIYNPKSSRHNSIDGAYFGTSFHNILFQVYPALQPQKTQRRYEPRIYGFRVHASAALMRWQEERREEMKDRLRTRQIETGFEDEDEGEDELDSEEDEIDEDQQDGIDDMFEMQPAQTVQ; this is encoded by the exons ATGGACGACTTCCAGAGCGACACCGACAGCGACTACACGAGTTATTGGAGAGACTGG TTCATATCCTCGAGAGGGAATGAGTATTTTTGCGAAATTGACGAAGACTACTTGACCGATCGTTTCAATCTCACTGGGCTCAATACAGAAGTACAATATTACCAGTACGCGCTTGACCTCGTAACCGATGTTTTCGATATGGAGGTCGACGATGACATGCGAGAGCAAATCGAGAAAAGCGCCAGACATCTCTATGGACTTGTCCACGCTCGGTACATCGTCACAACCAGAGGACTGGCGAAAATG ATGGAAAAGTTCAAGCAGGGCGTTTTCGGCAAGTGCCCGCGTGTGATATGCGAATCTCAACACCTCCTTCCTATGGGCCAGCACGACGTCCCGAACACATCGAATGTGAAGCTTTATTGCGCCAAGTGCGAAGATATCTACAATCCCAAATCATCACGGCACAACAGCATAGATGGTGCCTATTTTGGCACATCATTTCACAACATACTGTTCCAGGTCTACCCAGCACTCCAGCCGCAGAAGACTCAGCGCAGATACGAACCCCGGATATATGGATTTCGAGTACATGCCAGTGCTGCCTTGATGAGATGGCAAGAGGAACGCAGAGAAGAAATGAAGGACCGCTTGCGCACACGACAGATCGAAACCGgcttcgaagatgaggatgaggggGAGGACGAACTCGActctgaagaagacgaaataGATGAGGACCAGCAAGATGGGATCGATGACATGTTCGAGATGCAGCCAGCACAAACCGTGCAGTAA
- a CDS encoding uncharacterized protein (CAZy:GT25): MVYGLLDTRSLAVRTSLAIAGLLTIAFLIASLTRSYNPISITAHTNYLGRNQAASLNDVLNQTLGFQKIFVINLPSRTDHRDSMSLAAALTPGGLRLDYADGVTNVSRKALPPGGDNPKHKSGIIGAWRAHINVLRTIVEQNITSALVMEGDVDWDVRIKSQMYDFARASRLLVQPGTEDETTELNDDLSNLPLSSPYGDTQHWDALWLGHCGTEFPKTDSRIRSGRVVIPNDETVPEPQHFDKEWGSDALIREYPEHTRVVHRARMNVCSLAYGVSQPGARRLLYELGIKKMNAAMDIMLRQACDGSAGRARHNCLTVTPQLFQHHRPIGSKASFSEIEDHGEGVNDFAYTRNIRWSTKMNFDKLLSGETDYVDLWQDGAPANKTAFP; this comes from the exons ATGGTCTATGGGTTATTAGACACCCGGTCGTTGGCCGTCCGGACATCGCTCGCAATTGCCGGACTACTGACCATCGCCTTCCTGATCGCGAGCTTGACCAGATCATACAATCCAATATCTATTACCGCGCACACCAACTATCTGGGGAGAAATCAGGCCGCTAGCCTGAACGATGTGCTTAACCAGACTCTTGGC TTCCAAAAGATATTCGTCATCAACCTACCCTCACGAACCGACCACAGAGACTCGATGTCACTTGCTGCCGCCTTGACGCCCGGTGGCCTGAGGCTAGATTACGCCGACGGAGTGACGAACGTTTCTCGGAAAGCACTGCCTCCCGGAGGCGACAATCCCAAGCATAAGTCAGGCATTATAGGGGCTTGGAGAGCGCATATCAATGTGCTCCGCACAATAGTAGAGCAAAACATCACCTCTGCGCTAGTTATGGAGGGGGACGTGGATTGGGATGTGCGCATCAAGTCGCAGATGTACGATTTCGCTCGCGCATCGAGGCTACTTGTGCAGCCAGGAACAGAAGATGAGACAACCGAGTTGAACGATGACTTGTCGAATCTGCCACTTTCGTCGCCATACGGAGATACTCAGCATTGGGATGCGCTGTGGTTAGGGCATTGTGGCACCGAATTTCCCAAAACCGACTCAAGAATCCGCAGTGGTAGAGTTGTGATACCAAATGACGAGACTGTGCCTGAGCCTCAGCACTTCGACAAAGAATGGGGCAGTGATGCTCTCATCAGGGAATATCCGGAGCATACGCGCGTCGTCCATCGCGCACGGATGAATGTGTGCTCACTGGCCTACGGTGTTTCCCAACCAGGAGCACGTCGACTTCTCTATGAGCTTGGAATCAAGAAAATGAATGCCGCAATGGACATCATGTTGCGACAGGCATGCGATGGAAGCGCTGGCAGAGCACGACATAATTGCTTGACTGTAACGCCCCAACTCTTTCAACATCACAGGCCTATCGGCTCGAAAGCTAGCTTCAGCGAAATCGAGGATCATGGCGAGGGAGTCAACGACTTTGCGTACACCCGCAATATCCGATGGAGCACAAAAATGAACTTCGACAAACTGCTGAGCGGTGAAACAGATTATGTCGACCTGTGGCAGGACGGTGCACCAGCCAATAAAACTGCATTTCCGTGA
- a CDS encoding uncharacterized protein (BUSCO:EOG092648K5): protein MYAEQGAKLAVDAKRTENLPHLPPYNTTAVRAVTKEVRDLDREIGALLAPYAIPDSQDTSNNGSQSQGLKSSFNPADDPGLACALLVNQLSMRRNKRCLLAYHKTRTDKLEQFCWEGVDVTELVNASNANSNANGGTNSNNANGNGNNSGGATSSANATSSLSAEEEQYAHAYSTLLSAYKGQWSDIDLTGSLDPPRDIFIDVRVLKDAGEIQTEYGSINLTKNSQFYVRAGDVEGLVRQGYLQKLG from the coding sequence ATGTACGCCGAACAAGGCGCCAAACTAGCAGTCGACGCCAAACGCACAGAAAACCTACCACATCTCCCACCTTACAACACAACCGCAGTGCGAGCCGTAACAAAAGAAGTCCGCGACCTCGATCGCGAAATTGGCGCGCTCCTCGCCCCATACGCGATCCCGGACTCCCAAGACACCTCAAACAATGGCTCTCAATCCCAAGGCCTCAAATCCTCTTTCAACCCCGCAGACGACCCCGGCCTCGCCTGCGCTCTACTCGTAAACCAACTCAGCATGCGAAGAAATAAACGCTGTCTCCTCGCATACCACAAAACCCGCACGGACAAACTCGAGCAATTCTGCTGGGAAGGTGTAGATGTCACGGAATTGGTTAATGCGTCAAATGCAAATTCGAATGCGAATGGCGGGACGAATTCCAACAATGCCAACGGCAATGGCAATAACTCCGGAGGCGCGACTTCTTCTGCAAACGCCACATCGAGTCTTTctgccgaagaagagcaatacGCTCACGCGTACTCTACTCTGCTCTCCGCGTACAAAGGCCAATGGTCCGATATCGATCTCACGGGAAGTCTGGACCCTCCCCGGGATATTTTCATTGACGTTCGAGTCCTCAAAGACGCGGGAGAGATTCAGACCGAGTACGGCAGTATCAATTTGACCAAGAACAGTCAATTCTATGTTCGGGCGGGAGATGTAGAAGGGTTGGTGAGGCAGGGCTATTTGCAGAAATTGGGGTGA